The genomic segment TGCTCGGCAAGATCTCGAAGGGCGACTCGCTCGAGATCGACGAAAAGGAAGGCGCGCTTGTCGTGAACAACACCAAGCCGTCGTCTCCCGAAGAGAACGAAGCGGTCAAGAATAACAGCTAATCCGATTGCTCGCAACATCCGCGCCGGCGGGACACTCTTTAGAGTCGTCCCGCCGGTTTTTTTCTGCGTTGCGGCCATCTGCCAATCTAGCCGATTGCGCCTCGCTCCCGCAGCGCTTATGATCATCATAGACATAAAGCGAGGTGGAAGAGTTTGCCGATCAAAGTGCTGATCGCCGACGATAACTCATTTATCCGGGAAGGGATGAAGATCATCCTGACGAGCTTCGAGGAATTCGAGGTCGTGGGGACGGTGGAGGACGGCGCCCAGGCCGCTGCCTTCTGCGAGGCGCACGCGCCGGACGTGGCGCTGCTTGACGTTCGCATGCCGAACATGAACGGCGTGGAGGCGGCGCGGCTCATCGCGGCCAATACGAAGACCAAGCCGCTGATCCTGACGACCTTCGACGACGAGGAATACATTCTCGAAGCGATCAAGGCCGGGGCCAGAGGCTACCTGCTGAAAAATAACGACCCCGAGCGCATTCGCGACGCCATCAAAAGCGTGCATAACAACCACGACGTGCTCCAGGACGTCGTGCTTGACAAAATCAAGGCGCAGCTCGCGCAGGGCACTACGCCGCAACCGCAGGCACCGGCATCAGCGCCGTCCGCCAAGCCGGGCGAAGCGATCGACCGCAGCCTGTTCACCGAGCGCGAGCTCGACATCATGGAGCAGATCGCCCGCGGTTTGTCGAACAAGGAGATCTCGCGCAAGCTGTTCATCTCCGAGGGCACGACGGCCAACTATATTACGTCGATCCTGAACAAGACCGGCCTCGAGCATCGTACGCAGATCGCGATCTACTATCTCACGGGCGAAGCCCGCGTGCCGGAAGAGGAGTAGAAAGCGCCGATGGAGCTATGGCTGCTTTGGAGCAAATCCGCGCTGCTGCTGTTTATCGGATACGCGCTGTACGGCACGCCTCATGACGATTCGTTCCGGCCCGCCTATATGCTCGTCCTTTTGTTGTACACGTGCCTGAGCTTCGGCCTCCCGCCCCTCAGGCGCATCAAAATGGCATCGCTCGCGCTGTCGGCGCTGTCCGCCGCCCTCGCGGTTTACGGCGCGCTGGAGCTGCATCCGCTGTTCCTGCTGCTTGTGGTGCCGAACCTGTACGAAGCCGCTTCGGGCCTCGGCGCCGCGAACTGGCAGACCGCCGTCGTGCTGGCCGCGGGCGCTTGGCTGCTGCCGGCACAGGACAGGCCGACCTACGCGCTGGCGGCGGCGCTGTGCTTCATGCTTTACATCTCGACCTGCAAGCTGAACGCGCGGCTTGCCCTTCGCGAGGAGGAGCGGGACAAGCTCCAGGAGGACGCGCGCAGGCTGACCCGTGCGCTCACGGATAACGAGGAATATGCGCGCCAGGCCGAGTATACGATCAAGCTGGAGGAGCGGGGCCGGCTGTCGCAGCAAATTCACGACGAGATCGGCCACTCGATGGCCGGCGCGCTCATTCAAATGGAGGCGGCCAGGCGGCTGCTCGACACGAACCGGACAAAGGCCGAGGAGTTGCTCGGCAACGCGATCGTCATCTCCAAGGAAGGGCTGGAGCGCATCCGCCTGACGCTGAAGCAGTCGAAGCCGCCTGCCGAACAGCTCGGCATCGGGCGCCTGCAGCTGTTCGTGGACGAGCTGTCGGCGAAGCAGGACATTCGCGCGACGCTTAACTATGCCGGCGATCTCGATACGATCACTCAGCTGCAGTGGCGTATCATTCAGGCGAACGTCACCGAGGCCGTCACCAATTCGCTCAAGTACAGCGGCGCCGAGTCGATCGCGGTCGAGGTGCTCGTCCTGAATAAATTCGTCAAGGCGGTCGTGCGCGACGACGGCCGGGGAGCGGACAGGGTCGTCAAGGGACTTGGCATCGTCGGCATGGAGGAGCGCGCGGCGACGGAGGGCGGCACGATCATCGTCGACGGCTCGCGCGGCTTCAGCGTGACGACGCTGCTGCCCGTGCGCGTAGGCTCATGAGATTTTCATGAGCGGTTCATATGAGATTTCTCATGCCAAAGGATGAACTTATGCACTGACATAAGAGCGTCCTTTTTTTTATGATTAGATCAACAAATGAACGACGGGAGCGAAAACGCGATGAACATTATCGAGATCGGCGGACTGACCAAGAAGTTCGGGGACTTCGCGGCGGTGGACAATATGACTCTCACCTTGAAGGAAGGAGAGATCTTCGGCTTCCTTGGCGCGAACGGGGCCGGCAAGAGCACGACGATCAGCATGATCGCCTCGCTGCTCCGTCCGACAAAGGGCGAGATCAAGTTTCTCGGCAAAAACATCGCCAAGCACGCGCATTTCGCCAAGATGAACATCGGCATCGTGCCGCAGGATCTGGCCATTTACGAGGATATGACCGCCTTCGAAAACGTGAAGTTTTTCGCCGGGCTGTACGGCTTCCGCGGCAGCGAGCTGAAGGCAAGGGTGGAGGAGGCGCTCAGCTTCGTCGGACTCGGCGACAAGCAGAAGGAGCTGCCGAAAAACTTCTCGGGCGGCATGAAGCGACGGCTCAACATCGCATGCGCCATCGCGCACCGGCCTAAGCTGATCATCATGGACGAACCGACGGTCGGCATCGACCCGCACTCGCGAAACTACATTTTGCAATCGGTCAAAGAACTGAACCGCATGGGCTGCACGATCCTCTACACGAGCCACTACATGGAAGAAGTCGAAGAGATTTGCACGCGCATCGCGATCGTCGACCACGGCAAGATCATCGCCGACGGCACCAGGGAACAGCTCAAGGCGATCATCACGGACTCCAAGGAAATCTGGATCGACGTCAAGAGCATCGAAGGGCTGAATCAGGAGCGACTCAAAGAAATCCGCGGCGTACTGAACGTGCGAATCGAGGAACAGCGGATCAAGATCCAGTCGCGCGCCGAGATCGCCAACCTGAACGATATCGTCCAACAGCTCATCCGCGACGGCATGGAGATTCGCGCGGTCGAGGAGCAGGCGCCGAACCTCGAGACGGTATTCCTGACGCTGACCGGCCGGAATCTGAGAGACTAAGGGGGCGAGAGCTTGAACACGCTGCATATCG from the Cohnella hashimotonis genome contains:
- a CDS encoding response regulator transcription factor: MPIKVLIADDNSFIREGMKIILTSFEEFEVVGTVEDGAQAAAFCEAHAPDVALLDVRMPNMNGVEAARLIAANTKTKPLILTTFDDEEYILEAIKAGARGYLLKNNDPERIRDAIKSVHNNHDVLQDVVLDKIKAQLAQGTTPQPQAPASAPSAKPGEAIDRSLFTERELDIMEQIARGLSNKEISRKLFISEGTTANYITSILNKTGLEHRTQIAIYYLTGEARVPEEE
- a CDS encoding sensor histidine kinase, whose protein sequence is MELWLLWSKSALLLFIGYALYGTPHDDSFRPAYMLVLLLYTCLSFGLPPLRRIKMASLALSALSAALAVYGALELHPLFLLLVVPNLYEAASGLGAANWQTAVVLAAGAWLLPAQDRPTYALAAALCFMLYISTCKLNARLALREEERDKLQEDARRLTRALTDNEEYARQAEYTIKLEERGRLSQQIHDEIGHSMAGALIQMEAARRLLDTNRTKAEELLGNAIVISKEGLERIRLTLKQSKPPAEQLGIGRLQLFVDELSAKQDIRATLNYAGDLDTITQLQWRIIQANVTEAVTNSLKYSGAESIAVEVLVLNKFVKAVVRDDGRGADRVVKGLGIVGMEERAATEGGTIIVDGSRGFSVTTLLPVRVGS
- a CDS encoding ABC transporter ATP-binding protein translates to MNIIEIGGLTKKFGDFAAVDNMTLTLKEGEIFGFLGANGAGKSTTISMIASLLRPTKGEIKFLGKNIAKHAHFAKMNIGIVPQDLAIYEDMTAFENVKFFAGLYGFRGSELKARVEEALSFVGLGDKQKELPKNFSGGMKRRLNIACAIAHRPKLIIMDEPTVGIDPHSRNYILQSVKELNRMGCTILYTSHYMEEVEEICTRIAIVDHGKIIADGTREQLKAIITDSKEIWIDVKSIEGLNQERLKEIRGVLNVRIEEQRIKIQSRAEIANLNDIVQQLIRDGMEIRAVEEQAPNLETVFLTLTGRNLRD